Part of the Pseudomonas baltica genome is shown below.
CATTGAGCTTGAAGCCATTGTGGTTGTCGGCGTAGGAATCGTTGACAGCGAACACACCCACTTGCGCATAGACCTGATCCGTCACGTTGTACTTGACCCGTGCACCCCAGGTGCTGACAGGGCTCTGGGTGAAGCTGTCCACGAAGTTGCCAGGTTGCGAATCGCAGAAGGCCAGGTTCTGGAACTCACAGTCCTCCACCGCAAAGTCATCGCCGACCGCGAATCGGCCGGCCTTGAGGTTCAAGGCATCGTCAAACCAGCCCTTGCTCAACCATAGCTTGCTCAGTCGCGTAACACTGCCGTTGCCCGAAACCTCCTGAGTCGCTGACAAACCTTCAACCCGCGGATCGTTGATGCGTTCGTCATTGAGGCTTTTGCCGTTGGTGTTGTTCAGTTCCAGCGCGAATGTCGCGTCTTGCCAACCCAGCAGCTTTTGCAGATCGAACTCAGCGCCCAACGTGAACTGATCGGCGTAGCGCGTGGTATGGCGTTTGTCGTAGCCGCCGCGCAGGTTACTGGCGGATTCACCGAGATATTCCATCTGGATATCGATGCCCTTGTCGAGCAGCGCGGTGCGCTCACCGCCCCAGTCCCCGGTCATCCATTGTGAATCCGCGGCAAAAACACCGGCGGCGTGGCTGGCCGTGCTCCAACTGCAGGCTGCAGCGAGAGCGAAAACGAGTGGGGAATGGCGGGCAGGACGGGCAAGGGCCCGTTTGAATAGAAACATGATGGAAATCCATATCTGAATAGGCGTCACGGCATGACAGGGCCGAGCGCATTTATCGGGGTGGAGAAAGCGGCCGCGAATTTATCGCGTTTACGGTGAATGGAGGGCCAGCATGGACAAATTTTATCTTCTGGGAGGCGACGCTCAGGCCGACGGTTGCCCAAACACCTGAGAAGGCCGGCGCAAGGTCGGGTCGAACGGGTTGATGCGCGGGCCGATGGCGTTGGCTTCGCGCTTGAGCATCTCCACCACCGTCGGCAGGCGATCGGGGCCCAGTCGATCGGTCAGGGTCGCGACGCTCAGGGCCGCCACCGCATGGCCATCGCGGTTCAGAATCGGCACTGCCAGGCCAGCCATGCCATCCAGCACGTTGGTGTTGCGCCCGGCATAGCCCAGGCGCCTGACGTTGTCGATTTCCGAGCGCAGGAACACTTCGTCGTATAGCTGGAAATCCTTGAGCCGCGGCAGGTTGTAGCGAATCACCGTCTCGCGCTCGTCATCGGGCAGAAACGCCAGAATCGCCAGGCTGCCCTGCCCTACACCCAGGGCCACGCGCCCACCGATGTCGCCGGTGAAGGTGCGGATCGGGTACGGGCCTTCGCTGCGGTCCAGGCAGATGGCATCGAAGCCGCTGCGCGCCAGCAAGAACAACGAGTCGCCCAAAGACGCCGACAGCCGCAACAGGCTGGGCCGCACCAGGTCGCGCAGGTTGCCGCTGTGGCCCGCGCGCGCGGCCAGGGCGAAGAACTCCAGGCTCAAGCGATAACGCTTGCTGCGCGCATCCTGCTCGACCATGCCCTCGTCCATCAGGCTGCGCAACAAGCGGTGGGTGGTCGGCTGCGACAGCCCCACAGCCAAGGCCAGTTGCGTCACCCGTTCGCCGCCTTCTGGCACCTCGCCCAGGCAGCGCAACAGCGCGAACAGTCGCGCAACGCCGCCGGGACCTGTTTCCTTGCTGCTGATATTCCGCTCAGTGGAATCCATTTGCGCGCACGATCCTATATAAATTCATTAGATGAAAGAAAACGAAAATAATCTTCTCTCAGTGAAATTACTCATTGAGGCCATCCTATGCCTCGTCCTACTCTCCAGTCCACAGAGGCGAAATCAAAAACAACAGCCTGGCAGCCGACTCGAGATCGCGCGCCGAACTTCTTTGCAGTAACCCTTCGCTTCTGCCCCAGACCAAAGTGCCCGCCAAGGGCCGATAACGAGGTGGAACGCAGCCATGGCTTTTCTCCAACTTCAAGGTTTATGCAAACGCTACGGCGCGATCGATGCAGTGGTCGCCACCGACCTGAGCGTTGCCAAAGGCGAGTTCGTCTCCTTGCTTGGCCCCTCGGGGTGCGGCAAGACCACCACCCTGCAGATGATTGCCGGCTTCGTCGAGGTCAGCGCCGGGAAGATCGTGCTCGACGGCCGCGACATCACCCACGCCAAACCCAGCAGCCGCGGCCTGGGCGTGGTATTCCAGAGTTACGCGCTGTTCCCGCACATGAGCGTGCGTGACAACGTCGCCTTCGGACTGCGCATGCGCAAGGTCGCCGGCGCCGAGATCGACACCCGTGTCACTCGCGTACTGGAGCTGGTGCGTCTGCAGGCCCATGCCGAGCGTTACCCTCGTGAACTCTCCGGCGGCCAGCGCCAGCGCGTGGCTCTGGCCCGGGCGCTGGTGATCGAACCGCCGGTGCTGCTGCTCGACGAGCCGCTGTCGAATCTGGATGCCAACCTGCGTGAAGAAATGCAGTTCGAGATCCGCCGCATCCAGTGCGAGGTCGGCATCACCACCTTGATGGTCACCCACGATCAGTCCGAAGCGCTGTCCATCAGCGACCGCGTGGTAGTCATGCAGGCCGGCCGGGTGACGCAGATCGACGAGCCGTACACACTCTATGAGCATCCGCGCACGCGGTTCATTTCCGACTTCGTCGGCAAGGCCAACCTGCTGCCCGGCCACACCGACGCCGACGGCCGCGTGCAAGTGCTGAGCACTCAGGGCACCGGCGATCTGCTGTTGAGCCTGCGCCCGGAAAAAATCGATCTGCTGCCCGCGGGCAGTGGCCGCCTGCCGGGGCGCATTGTGGTGCGCTATTTTCTCGGCAGCCAGTGGTTGTATCGCCTGAGCACAGCCTTGGGCGAGGTCACTGTAGTGCGGCGCAACGACGG
Proteins encoded:
- a CDS encoding carbohydrate porin, yielding MFLFKRALARPARHSPLVFALAAACSWSTASHAAGVFAADSQWMTGDWGGERTALLDKGIDIQMEYLGESASNLRGGYDKRHTTRYADQFTLGAEFDLQKLLGWQDATFALELNNTNGKSLNDERINDPRVEGLSATQEVSGNGSVTRLSKLWLSKGWFDDALNLKAGRFAVGDDFAVEDCEFQNLAFCDSQPGNFVDSFTQSPVSTWGARVKYNVTDQVYAQVGVFAVNDSYADNHNGFKLNGAGTSGAMIPVELVWAPAFGQLPGEYRAGYYYSTAKADDLYKDADNRPAAVTGNDYRRDDSQHGWWLTAKQQLTTVGGDASRGLVLYANISAFDAATTQVDSLQKLALVYKGPFDARPDDTLGLGVARLHASSRYLHNARAANQASGLSYDDADFVPEQHTEYDIELNYGIQATEWLSIRPNLQYIAHPGGVREVRNAVVAGVQIQSTF
- a CDS encoding IclR family transcriptional regulator → MDSTERNISSKETGPGGVARLFALLRCLGEVPEGGERVTQLALAVGLSQPTTHRLLRSLMDEGMVEQDARSKRYRLSLEFFALAARAGHSGNLRDLVRPSLLRLSASLGDSLFLLARSGFDAICLDRSEGPYPIRTFTGDIGGRVALGVGQGSLAILAFLPDDERETVIRYNLPRLKDFQLYDEVFLRSEIDNVRRLGYAGRNTNVLDGMAGLAVPILNRDGHAVAALSVATLTDRLGPDRLPTVVEMLKREANAIGPRINPFDPTLRRPSQVFGQPSA
- a CDS encoding ABC transporter ATP-binding protein codes for the protein MAFLQLQGLCKRYGAIDAVVATDLSVAKGEFVSLLGPSGCGKTTTLQMIAGFVEVSAGKIVLDGRDITHAKPSSRGLGVVFQSYALFPHMSVRDNVAFGLRMRKVAGAEIDTRVTRVLELVRLQAHAERYPRELSGGQRQRVALARALVIEPPVLLLDEPLSNLDANLREEMQFEIRRIQCEVGITTLMVTHDQSEALSISDRVVVMQAGRVTQIDEPYTLYEHPRTRFISDFVGKANLLPGHTDADGRVQVLSTQGTGDLLLSLRPEKIDLLPAGSGRLPGRIVVRYFLGSQWLYRLSTALGEVTVVRRNDGSAPLAEGTEVGLDWPDELLRALAQDEVSA